A genomic region of Melanotaenia boesemani isolate fMelBoe1 chromosome 13, fMelBoe1.pri, whole genome shotgun sequence contains the following coding sequences:
- the LOC121651000 gene encoding C-type mannose receptor 2-like: MEKVLLFICAASALCVVLSLPTRQYHFVNDLKNWTEARSYCREKYSDLATIDNMEDVELLNKITKSNMMSAWIGLYDDWNSWRWSMSNADFYKDGEAGFRNWGTDPINTYGLKECCTRMGTNGLWFDAPCEFKHRLVCVNISGQNVSFVGINEIRTWTEAQSYCRENYTDLASVRNMAENQKVTNLFPGQYVWIGLFRDSWKWVDGRNRSFTYWVEDQPYGPDQQCVVSNFADSGKWEDRYCNLMMPFICESV; this comes from the exons ATGGAGAAAGTTCTTCTGTTCATCTGCGCTGCATCAG ctctgtgtgTCGTCCTCTCGCTCCCCACACGTCAGTACCATTTTGTTAATGACCTGAAGAACTGGACCGAAGCTCGGAGTTACTGCAGAGAAAAGTACTCAGACTTGGCAACTATAGACAACATGGAGGACGTGGAGCTCCTGAACAAGataacaaaatcaaatatgATG AGTGCCTGGATCGGGTTGTATGATGACTGGAACAGCTGGAGGTGGTCAATGTCCAATGCTGATTTCTATAAAGATGGAGAGGCTGGATTCAGAAACTGGGGAACAGATCCAATAAATACCTATGGCCTGAAGGAATGCTGCACGAGGATGGGTACCAATGGACTATGGTTCGATGCACCCTGCGAGTTCAAACACAGATTAGTCTGTGTCAATATCAGCG gacagaatGTCTCATTTGTTGGGATCAATGAAATAAGGACATGGACTGAGGCTCAGAGCTACTGCAGAGAGAATTATACTGACCTGGCCAGTGTGAGAAACATGGCAGAGAACCAGAAAGTGACGAACCTGTTCCCTGGACAATATGTCTGGATCGGTCTTTTCAGAGACTCCTGGAAGTGGGTTGATGGACGCAACCGCTCATTTACCTACTGGGTTGAAGATCAACCTTATGGCCCCGATCAGCAATGTGTTGTGTCAAACTTTGCAGATTCTGGAAAATGGGAGGATCGTTACTGTAACTTGATGATGCCATTTATTTGTGAAAGTG TGTGA